A single genomic interval of Alteromonas sp. CI.11.F.A3 harbors:
- the msbA gene encoding lipid A export permease/ATP-binding protein MsbA, with translation MQQTDPSAFQVKRFLRYLREYKLPFFVAVIGMVGYSAVDTFVFAQLQPMIDESLGKNDHAYLRLAAYAIVPLFLLRGLFNFLGTYTLTWIGAKVVMRMRQQLFDKYIHLPVSFHDTQAVGALISKVTYDTEQVANASGKALLTLVREGALVIGLLAVMFYYSWQLSIIFLLIGPLVAVIVSFVSKRFRVVSRNIQQAMGNLTSAVEQAVKGHKVVIMFGGQTIEQKRFEQKNNNNRQQTMKLAVTQILSVSSIQVIASVALAVVLYIASTPGMVEKLSAGVFINVVFCMVMLLKPLKQLTTINNEFQKGMTACVSVFEILDRENEADSGDIKVERAVGKIEFDDVTFTYPGKHSPALTNVSFTAEPGHSVALVGRSGSGKSTISSLLTRFYSPQSGQVRLDDNPLDSIDLKSLRAQFAVVSQNVTLFNDSIANNIAYGAKETVTQAQIEQACKMAHVDEFLGNLPEGIDTVIGENGLMLSGGQRQRIAIARAILADAPILILDEATSALDTESERLIQDALETLQQRCTSIVVAHRLSTIENADTIMVVEQGRIIESGKHHELLEKGGHYAQLHALQFGDN, from the coding sequence ATGCAACAAACCGATCCGTCGGCCTTCCAGGTTAAACGCTTTTTACGCTATCTGCGTGAATATAAACTCCCTTTCTTCGTTGCCGTTATTGGCATGGTGGGCTACTCCGCGGTAGATACTTTTGTATTTGCACAATTGCAGCCCATGATTGACGAGTCACTAGGGAAAAACGATCATGCGTACCTGCGGTTGGCCGCCTATGCGATAGTCCCTTTGTTTTTGTTACGGGGCCTATTCAACTTCCTTGGTACTTACACATTAACGTGGATTGGTGCGAAGGTTGTCATGCGCATGCGACAACAGTTGTTCGATAAATATATCCATTTGCCAGTGTCATTCCACGATACGCAAGCGGTGGGCGCGTTAATAAGTAAAGTGACCTACGACACAGAGCAAGTTGCCAATGCTTCTGGTAAAGCTTTGTTAACCTTGGTTCGGGAAGGGGCGCTTGTTATTGGATTACTCGCGGTAATGTTTTATTACTCGTGGCAGTTATCTATTATCTTCTTACTAATTGGCCCCTTGGTTGCCGTTATTGTCTCATTTGTTAGTAAGCGGTTTAGGGTGGTGAGTCGAAACATTCAGCAAGCCATGGGCAACTTAACTTCTGCGGTAGAGCAAGCGGTAAAAGGCCATAAAGTGGTCATTATGTTTGGTGGACAAACCATCGAACAAAAACGCTTCGAGCAGAAAAATAACAATAATCGTCAACAAACCATGAAACTGGCGGTTACCCAAATTTTAAGTGTGTCGTCTATTCAAGTTATTGCGTCTGTTGCGTTAGCCGTAGTGCTTTATATTGCCAGTACGCCTGGCATGGTAGAAAAGCTCTCTGCGGGTGTATTTATTAACGTAGTGTTTTGTATGGTGATGCTATTAAAGCCACTTAAACAGTTAACGACAATTAATAATGAATTTCAAAAAGGCATGACTGCCTGCGTGAGCGTATTTGAAATATTAGACAGAGAAAACGAAGCCGATTCCGGCGACATAAAAGTAGAGCGTGCAGTCGGTAAAATTGAATTCGATGATGTTACCTTTACTTACCCTGGCAAGCATTCTCCTGCGTTAACGAACGTCTCGTTTACCGCAGAGCCTGGCCATTCAGTTGCTTTGGTCGGGCGTTCAGGAAGCGGCAAGTCGACTATTTCGTCGTTGCTTACCCGATTCTATTCCCCGCAAAGTGGGCAAGTCAGGTTGGATGATAATCCTTTAGACAGTATTGATTTGAAATCACTACGGGCACAGTTTGCAGTGGTATCGCAAAACGTGACATTGTTTAACGATTCTATTGCCAATAACATTGCTTATGGTGCGAAAGAAACAGTAACGCAGGCGCAAATTGAGCAAGCCTGTAAAATGGCCCATGTCGATGAGTTTTTAGGTAATTTACCTGAAGGTATCGATACCGTTATTGGTGAAAATGGCCTTATGTTATCGGGCGGTCAGCGTCAACGTATCGCTATTGCGCGGGCTATTTTGGCCGATGCACCTATTTTGATTTTAGATGAAGCAACCTCAGCGCTTGATACCGAATCTGAAAGATTGATTCAAGATGCGTTAGAAACGCTACAGCAACGTTGTACCAGTATTGTAGTCGCACACAGGTTATCGACTATTGAAAATGCCGATACCATCATGGTGGTTGAGCAAGGTCGCATCATTGAAAGTGGTAAGCATCACGAGTTACTTGAGAAAGGTGGGCATTATGCTCAGCTTCACGCGCTGCAGTTTGGTGATAACTAA